The genomic interval GGTCTGCAGAATTCTTGATTTTATGGAGAGACCCCTTAATCAGACGTCCTGGagccctcccaccctcccagctTTTATAAAGGTCTCCTGGTCCAAAGACTCAGACAGACCTAAACTGTCCAAGTGCCCAAGAGGAGATGTAGGCCAACCTTTTTAAAGCCCAGAGCTGGGTGGCCTGTGTGCTGCCAAGAGAAGGGGTCTGGGCACTCctgggcagggggcagagagggcatcCATTACAGTGTCAACCTGCACTTCATTTGACCTGACAGCCCCCATTCTAGGCAAGAGCACCCAAGGCACACCCGGGTTAGCACACAGATGTGCACTGTTTATACGGTAGAAAATAGCAGTCTGACTTGGAATGTAATGTAAGGAATAATGTAAGGCACTGTGCCCATGACAGTGGGACCACAGCTGTCCCTACTGGCTGGCTCTGCTGTGCTTGAGTCTTGCTGGAGGCACCCCTGGGCTCATGGCCTCACTCGGCCCAGCCAGCCAGGCACTAAGACTGGGTTTCCTTGCTGTGACATGTGGCCATCAAACAGCTCCAACCCTCCCATCTCCACAGCAGTATCTCCCTCAGTGCTGTGGACACTCGGGGCAACTGTGGGCACTGTGGGTGTGGAGCAgcctccctggcccccaccccagctgtgATGACCACAGATGTGTCCAGTGGCTGCCAAATGGCCCGGGGTGCGAGTGCCCCAGGTGAGAACCCTGCTTTAAAGTACTTTGAAGGCCTTTAGCAGCTGGCAGACACACAGGACAGTATTAAAATCTTTCTCTCGGGACTtgctgggtggtccagtggttaggactcagtgctctctctgccagggcctgggttcagtccctggtaggggaactaagatcccacatgccctgctcatggctggaaaaaaaaaacaaaacttttcttcGTGGTCAAAGTTTAACCCTCTGCACACCCTATCTTTTTACctagaaattttctttaaaataaaaaagcaacattttaagaaagaaaaaaggaaagaatgccCTTTGCCGTCCCTGCCCACAGCCACATGCTCCACCCTTGTGTCCCGGGTCTTGAGTGGGTCCCTCACCTGGAgaccctccttcccacccacaCAGCTTCTCGCAGTCTTGGTGACAAAACCAGCACACGACTTCACTACAGGTGGTTTGGGATTTTCTGATGACATCCTCCATTTTCAGAAAACCTGCATTTATTTTCCAGTGAGCACATGACAACCACCATATCAGCATTTGTTGTAAAAATTGAACTTCTCTATACGGTCCCCTTCCATCCTCACCCCAGGCCCCCATGACCTGCCTCCGTCCTCAGAAGTGACCACAGTGGGGAATCACTATAGGTCTTTCCTGTTTGCACAGGAACATGAGTATTTTAGAGGGTTTGTAGGGTTGCACGGCTTCTTGTGGCCCCAGGGAGGTGTTCTGTAAAAGTGGAGCCAGCCTGTCTTTAGGACATTCCGGCTGTCAGCTCTCTCATCTGAAGAGCACTTGGGGCATCGCTGTGCCTTCATCTGGAATTTGCCCCTCCACTGCCATCCTTGGGAGCAGTCCCCAGGCACAAAGGCCTGTTCAGAACATCTGCTGCACAGTCAGCCCCGCAAGGCAGTGCCTCTTCCGTCCCCAGGACGAggttctttcttcctcctcctgaggTCACTGCCTGAGAACCACGCCCAGGTCTGATGGGCTTTTCCTCCGGGAAATAGCGGGGCAGGGAGTTAACACTTCTTAACCCTGAGCACTTGGGTCAGAGGGTGGGCTGTCCCCACCGGGGACCAGGACTGGGGGCTGCTGGACCCAGGACAGGCTCTCCCTCAGCCTCGGTACCCCCACACTCTAGACCTTCAGTCCCCCTCCGGCGGCTCTGGGCCCGCCTGGAAGGAGCTGTCCAGACTGGGAGTTCTGATTCCAAGTCGGACCAAGGACATGTGGTTAGCCCAGCTCTAGTGGAGTGGGCTTCTTCCCCATGGGATCCAGGACCGTCTCCCAGACAGTTCTCCAGCCGGCGGGCTGAAGCCAGCTCTGGGAGAACGGTCCTCCCTGTTCACAGAACACTGAGCCCtcccagggggtggggagggaggccccGGGGGCCATGTCACCAGGAGCCCCCATGCCACCTGCAGATCTGGGTCAATGAGGAGACGAAGCTGGTGTACTTCCAAGGCACGAAGGACACGCCCCTGGAGCATCACCTTTATGTGGTCAGCTACGAGGTGGCCGGCGAGATCGTGCGCCTCACCACGCCCGGCTTCTCCCACAGCTGCTCCATGAGCCAGGTGGGCCCCTCCCCAATGTGCCCTCCCTTGGAACATTCCAGGATATCAGGCAGCAATCTGGAACATGACCACAGGGCCACCCTTGACCCAGACAAGTAGCCAGTGTAGTCTGCTGGCTGTAGGACCAGCAAGATGGGCAGGTCCCTCAGTCAGCACCCAGGGCCCCCCCTGGTCAGGGGACAGGCTCTTCTCACCTCTCAGGGTAGGGGTGGTGGTAACAACAGGGTCACACGAGCAAACACACCACACGGGGTATAGACGGCAGGCAGTTAATGCAGGTGGGGGTGATGGGGGAAGGTGCCAGCACAGCGTGGGTGATGGGAGGCACCCCGTGGTCTCAGCGCCCCATCCCGCCTGCAGAACTTCGACATGTTCATCAGCCACTATAGCAGTGTGGGTACGCCACCCTGCGTGCATGTCTACAAGCTGAGCGGCCCTGACGACGACCCTCTGCACAAGCAGCCCCGGTTCTGGGCCAGCATGATGGAGGCAGCCAGTGAGTAACCCCAGACCCCCGAGACCTTGACCGAGTGCATCGCTGCCCGAGCCCTGGTGAATAACGTGGGTGAGCGCAAGGCAGCAAGTGGCCCAGAGCCCCAAGAACCAATCAAGTGTAACCACAGCCCCGAACTGTCCCGTGGGGCCCCCAAGACAGCCTCAAGTTTCTGTGCTGCCGTCCCAAAGAGAGCACATGCAAAGGGCAGGAGCCGGCTCTGCCAGGTGGAGGGGTCCCTACATAGAGCCAAGTGCACCTGTGCAGAGCCCCTGCCTGGGGTTGGTCACTAGGGGCCTCAGGGAGTGGGAGGCAGCTGGTCAGTtaacccaggttgggaagatcccctggggaaggaaatggccacccactccagtattcttgcctggagaattccatggacagaggaacctggcaagccatagcccgtggggtcacaaagagtcagatacgactgagcgactaatactttcaacaCTTTGAATGGGCTGGAAAGCAGTCTCTTATCATCACTGCTCCCAGAACATGAGTAAATAAGCAGTCTCCTCCATCTGACAGCGCAGTCCTGGAACTTGGCCCTggttcacagatgaggaagctgagggaaGAGAGGGGCCTGACAAGGTGCCACCCAGCACTGAACAGGGGCAGCGAAGGGGGCTCAGGCGTCCTGATGCCCAGCCCTGGATGTGCAGGCAGGCCCATGGGGACACTGTTTTCCCCCAAAGCCTAATCTGGCTGTGTTTGTGGGTCACCTCTGTGAGAAGTGGGCAGACTGGCCCCCTGGCCACACCTGACCACGCTCAGTCGTTTCAGCTTCATCTGTGGCCGCTCTGGGCGGCCGCAGCAGAGTCAAGTGCACACAGCCCTTCGTGGCCACAGGTCCCCCAGCCACAGATTCAGCCAGCCACAGAGCATGCCAAAAGGCAAAACCTGACTTGTGCATGGCAACCGTTTACGTAGCACTTACACTGTGTTTACAACTAGTTACGTAGCGTTTGTGTTGTATCAGGTATAATAAGTAACTCAGGTGACTGAAAGCACACGGGAGGGTGTGTGTATGACATCTTATATGAGGGACTTGAGTATCTGCGGCTTTtggtatggggggggggggtgccctggacccagtcccctgaGGATACAGAGGGACAAGTGTGGTGACAACCCAGACACACAGAATGTCTCTTTTGCACGTAAAACCAAAAATATTACCTGGCCTTTTGTAGTAAACACTGTGGACCCCTGGCCTATATCACTGTTGACTCATTTGCCTTTTAAATTGACACCCTGTTTActttaagaaacttaaaatctcTTCACCACTGGATTGAAAAGCGAGTGTTGCTTTGCAAAAACAGAGGTAACCATAAAAATCAGAGAGaagacccctccccccaccataaAATCTATCTTAATCAGATCCCAGAGCTGCTGTCACCTCCAGGGGAGAGGAACTAGTGTCGAGGGCTCCAGAGAGGGTCCCAGACCAGACTGTGGCCTGACCTGAGCAGACACTCAGGGTGCAGGTCACTTCCAGCCTGCAGACTCTGTAACTGCCAGGAAGCACAGAAGACGGGGTGTTTCTGGCCCACCTTCTGGGTTTGGGGGAGTGTGGGTTTGGCCAGACGTGGGCCCCACTCAGATTTGAGCCTGCCTTGGCTCACCCTGGCCCTCAGAGCCACAGCCACTCTGTCTCCACAGGCTGCCCCCCGGATTACGTGCCTCCAGAAATCTTCCATTTCCACACGCGGTCAGACGTGCGGCTCTACGGCATGATCTACAAGCCCCACGCCGTGCAGCCGGGGAAGAAGCACCCCACTGTTCTCTTTGTGTATGGAGGCCCACAGGTGGGCACGCCCTTCCCCCATACTCCCCCTCTCCACCCAGGGCTCGAGGGGCCCCTCCTAGTGCTGCTTCCCGTCCCCACTGACCACACGGGATTCTTGGGGACCACCTGCTCGCTGCACAGCCTCCTCCCCCGCTCCACCTGCTGATACTCTACATCcctctgggaagccccccaaaccCCATCTATGTGTCTGGGCCACCCACCCAGCAGTGACGCACTCTTACCCTTGGTCACCAGCTTGAAGCCCTGGGCCCAGCCCTCTGAGAACGGGACAGGCCAGGCAGGCAGGTTGGCAAGCAGGTGCATCTAAgacagtggttctcagctggggTGGCTGTCCCCCAGGAGACACTTGGTGACATCTGGGGACATTTGTAGTCATcacagctggggtgggggagctcctggcatctagtgggtggaGGCTGGAGGTGCTGTCAACACCCTACAGCCAGCAGGACACCACCCGGAACTTGATGAGGCCCCAACATGAATTGTGGTGAAGTAGGGGACCAGCATAAGCCACATTACTTGGGGGATACACCGCCTGGCACcaccagcctgccagcctccccatCAGCTTCTGTGTCTGTTTCTAGATATAACAGGGGGGTAGAAAGGAGACAAACGTAGCTGAAGAGAGAGGGGGTAATCCCAGGGAGGGCCTGGGACAGCGGCCTCCTCTCGGAGCATCCACAGGCTTCATGATGGAGCGCAGGCCTCCTCTTTAGACTCACATCTGCCTTGCCTTCCCCACAGGTGCAGCTGGTCAATAACTCCTTCAAAGGAATCAAGTACTTGCGGCTCAACACCCTGGCCTCCCTGGGCTATGCTGTGGTCGTGATTGACGGCAGGGGCTCCTGTCAGCGAGGGCTTCGATTTGAAGGGGCTCTGAAAAACCAGATGGTAATGTCTCTTCCCATTCCCTTCTTGTGTGGTGAAAGTGGGGGGACCTGGGGTTTGGGGGCGGCCCTGAAGCATCTTCCTCAAGGACAGTCCTGGCCAGGGTGTCAGTCCTAAGTGGGGCGGCCTGTGGAACTAGAGAAATGTCCACTCTGCTGCTCAGCTCTGAGCGGTGCCCCATGGGGAGACAGATACACATATGCCCCACCTGGTGCCTAAGACCCAGATGCAGCCAGGCATGTCAGTATAGGCCCGATCAGCAGGAAGCCCCAAGGGCTAGGCCAGACAGGCACTGGTGGCTGTGGAGGTGGTGCTAGCGGTGGTAAggatggtggggatggtgggGGTACTGATGGTGGTGGGGGTACTGATGGTGGTGGGGGTGATACTGGTGATGAGGAGGAATTTgatggtgatagtggtggtgaggatggagatggtggtggcggtggtggtgAGGGTGGTGGGGGTACTGATGGTGGTGGGGGTGATGCTGGTGATGAGGAACTTgatggtgatagtggtggtgatGAGAATGgaggtggtggtgctggtggtggtgaaaCACCAGCTGTTTGAGTCTTGGCACACACCAGGCCTCTGAATACAGGGCACCTcgcatctcatttcatcctcacacccACTGTAAAATCTTCATGTTAACCTCATTTTggggatgggaaaactgaggcccagagaggggatgtGACTGTATCAGAGCCAGCCAGGAGATGGCAGGGCAGGGTTGGTGCCAGGTCTGGCTGACCACCACCCTGAGAGGTTTGCATGGGGCCTGGAGAGAGGGTGACTTCCAGAGAGGGCCTCCTGCGAAGGAAGGGAGACAGTGGGGCATGGGCCTGGGAGGAGGCCACTGAGGGGTACCTGGCCTCATCCCCCAGGGCCAGGTGGAAATCGAGGACCAGGTGGAGGGCTTGCAGTTCGTGGCCGAGAAGTACGGCTTCATTGATCTGAGCCGGGTGGCCATCCACGGCTGGTCCTACGGAGGCTTCCTCTCGCTGATGGGGCTGATCCACAAGCCCCAGGTGTTCAAGGTGGGTCCCGCCCCGCCTTCTCCCCCATCTGCCAGCGCCCCCGTGCCCCTTGGAGCCCGCCCCCCCGGGGGAGGCATCTCGGCAGGGGCCTTGCCACGTGGCTGTTTCTCCCCGCAGCAGCCCCACGGGGCCGAGCCCCCCTCCTCATTGCCCGCCACTGCTGACCCCAGGATGGCGTCCGGCTGCACAAAACCCCGCCAGCAGCTCTCTGTGGGAGGCTGAGCTCGGGACCCCGGCCCCGGACGGGCAGAGGTGGGGCATGGTGTGGAGAGCGTCGGGGGAGGGGCCCCCAGGCCGGCGGCGCTGCCAgggcgatgaggaggaggaggcaggaaggcaGTGGGCCCAGGGAGGGGCCGAGTCCAGCCTGAGCGCTCGCCCAGCTCACCCACCCTCCCACGACAGTGCACGGTTCACGGGGGAGACACGTCGGAGGGCCCCTCCCCGCCAGCCCCCGTGTGCATGCCCGCTCCTCATGTCCTCCGGGGGAGGCCCCGGGACCACAGGCCAAACGCAGGCTCCCAGGACGTGAcctctgtgtgtgtttctctttctcccGCCACCCCTTCACCCACGGTGGCCCCCAGGTGGCCATCGCAGGCGCCCCGGTCACAGTGTGGATGGCCTATGACACGGGCTACACAGAACGCTACATGGATGTCCCAGAGAACAACCAGCTTGGCTACGAGGCGGGTTCCGTGGCCCTGCACGTGGAGAAGCTGCCCAATGAGTAAGGCCCCTTCCGCCCGCCTGCCCGGTCACCAAGGCCGGCCCTCTACTGAAGCTGAGTTCTCCTGGGGCCGGGTGGGCATGGCTTCCACACCCCCTCTCTGTCTGTGCCGGcgccccctcctcttcctctatCCTCCCTCCCTCACCACTCCTCACAGAAAGCAGGCCCCCAGGTCCTCTTGGACCAAGGAGGGAGGGaagccccccagccctgcccccagaaACATGGAGAGGAAGATCTACAGTGACACTGCTTTGGACACCCTGGCACCCCTCACCTCCTAAGCACGTGGCCTGCTCTGGGCCCCATGTGTCGGTCTTGAACCCTAACCGCCTCTGTCTTGCGGGTTCTGCCTCAGAACCCACGTCCACAATGGTTGTAAAACCTACATGTGTTGGCCCATCTGTGATATTCCATGTGTGCTTTGGGCACTGGTTTCTGATTCTCCCATTGGAAAGAAAATGGCAGGGCCATTTCTCATGTTCCTTTTGTCTGGTGAACGTCCACCCTGGCCCCACCTTTAGTACCAAGGTTCTTGTCCCAGACTGACCCCGTCCTGGCCTCTCTCCCTGCGAGGCCATTCTCTTCAGTCTAGAGGGTGACCTGGACTCCAGGGGCTGCCATGGTGCAGCCAAGCTCAGAACCCACAGCTCTGCAGCCACTTCCATCCTCTTTTGCATTCATCTCAGTTCACTGGAATAATAAAAGACAGAAgcttggtggttgccaggggctgggagcaaCTGCTCATGGGCATAGAGTTTGCTTcagagtgatggaaatgttctgtaactTAGGATCCACGTGATGGCTACATGACATTATGAATGCACCAAATGCCcctgaatttttccttttaaaatgagtgaattttaaatcatgtgTCACCTTAGTAAGCTATTTTTATGTCAAGATTTCAAAAGGAATCATCCTCCACCACCCATGCCACATGTCAAGTACTTGGTAGCCACTGGTGGTGTTGGGTGGGGCAGGCCTAGCACATTCCAGAAGCTTCTGGGACCTCAGGGCATTCCAGGTACCACCAGCCACACCCTCCCCTCCTGGCCAGGCATCTCCCAGACATGCCAGTCACGCCAGATCATTGGGTTGCTCCACCATCTGCTGccaagttgctgctgctgcctccTCACTGCCATGGGGcagggtgggagaagggggtTCAGCCTCAGACCCTCACCCCAACCTTGTCTTCCAGGCCCAACCGCCTGCTCATCCTGCACGGCTTCCTGGATGAGAACGTGCactttttccatacaaatttccTCGTCTCCCAGCTGATCCGCGCAGGAAAGCCTTACCAGCTCCAGGTGAGTGGCTCCTCCCAGGAGCTCCCAGGGTGGGCAGCAGCGtggatggggaggggggcagtgggGGGAACCCATGTCCCTGTCCCCATCCTCACATCTGACTGCCTGGCTCCTCAGGGTAATTGGTAATTACCCTGGCTCTCTGGGTCCCCGAGTCCATTCAGTAGATGTCTCGCGGTCCACTCCGCCCTCTGCTGGCCACCTCTGGGAACTGGGGGGAGCACACGCGTTATTTTAAACCAAGCAGCTAGCTTTGAAGTTCAGAACCCCACCCAGAAAGTATGAGGCATGGTggtggcagggtggggggggggttacCTTGAACAGGGGTTGGAGAGGAAttccctgaggaggtgacatttaaggATGCTAATGAGTGGGGACTCAGCTAGGCCTAGGGGTCGGCTGTGGAGGACACTAGACACAGGAAATTAGTGAAAGGGAGCAGCTCAGGGACAAGAAACCAGTGTGGTT from Dama dama isolate Ldn47 chromosome 9, ASM3311817v1, whole genome shotgun sequence carries:
- the LOC133062087 gene encoding uncharacterized protein LOC133062087; protein product: MELKQVSWFGVHSSLTRTEHVKASRKQKDCVAAAVPRGGQQRAEWTARHLLNGLGDPESQVRRQQQQLGSRWWSNPMIWRDWHVWEMPGQEGRVWLVVPGMP